One genomic window of Mesorhizobium shangrilense includes the following:
- a CDS encoding hydroxypyruvate isomerase family protein, with amino-acid sequence MKISANLGFLFTDRPLPERILAAAELGFSAVELHWPYDTPARDVRAALDRTGLPVLALNTIRGDVSSGENGLSALAGREKEARAAIAQAFAYGRDIGAGSVHVMSGRKGDGADWDVLAANLDYACALAADAGMGVLVEPLNPFDAPDYLLSRLEDAADLLDRVANPALRVMFDIYHLARMGYDLIEAYRTHRAIVGHVQFASVPDRAEPDHGDVDIAQLLAALSREGYEGHFGAEYKPRTGRFDWLDELSSQVGS; translated from the coding sequence ATGAAGATTTCCGCCAACCTGGGTTTCCTTTTCACGGACCGGCCCCTGCCCGAGCGCATCCTGGCGGCCGCGGAGCTGGGCTTCTCCGCCGTCGAGCTGCACTGGCCCTATGACACGCCCGCACGGGACGTGCGCGCCGCGCTCGACCGCACGGGCCTGCCGGTTCTCGCCCTGAACACCATCCGGGGCGACGTCTCCTCCGGAGAGAACGGATTGAGTGCACTGGCCGGTCGGGAGAAGGAGGCGCGTGCGGCCATTGCCCAGGCCTTCGCCTATGGCCGGGACATCGGCGCCGGCAGCGTGCACGTCATGTCTGGACGCAAGGGCGACGGCGCCGATTGGGACGTCCTTGCGGCCAATCTCGACTATGCCTGCGCTCTGGCCGCAGACGCCGGCATGGGCGTCCTCGTCGAGCCGCTCAATCCCTTCGATGCGCCCGACTATCTGTTGTCTCGCCTGGAAGACGCTGCGGACCTGCTCGACCGTGTCGCCAACCCGGCGCTCCGGGTGATGTTCGACATCTACCACCTGGCGCGCATGGGCTATGACTTAATCGAAGCCTATCGGACGCACCGCGCCATCGTGGGGCACGTCCAGTTCGCTTCGGTTCCCGATCGCGCCGAGCCCGACCATGGCGACGTCGACATCGCGCAGCTGCTCGCAGCGCTGTCCCGGGAAGGCTACGAGGGGCATTTCGGCGCCGAATACAAGCCCCGTACCGGCCGGTTCGACTGGCTCGACGAGCTCTCGTCCCAAGTCGGCTCCTGA
- a CDS encoding cation-transporting P-type ATPase, which translates to MARVADVSMHPPRNGADLQDWHAAAAADALARLATSANGLDRDEAARRLSASGPNQLPAAPRQNPVLRFLGQFNNALIYVLLAAAVAATALGHLVDGAVILAVVLVNAIIGFIQEGKAEQALDAIRDMIAPHAIVVRDGERHKIDARRIVPGDVVVVEAGDKVPADIRVLRARGLTADEAILTGESVPADKMEEPVAEDAPLADRRSMLFSGTLVPTGQGMGVVVATGSSTEIGRISGLISEVGAVTTPLLAQINQFGRWFTWFAIVMAATLFAFSTLVRGYNPVDALMVVVALAVGVVPEGLPAVITITLAIGVRRMAARNAVVRRLPAVETLGATSVICSDKTGTLTKNEMTARHAATASGVILATGSGYAPEGKLTDLAGGDLASDPVRDDLMRAGLLCNDADLIENDGSWRVRGDPMEGALVALAAKAGLHPEAEREAWPRVDEIPFDAQHRFMATLNRDPAGGLRIFVKGAPERVLSMCSQEAGAAPDAPINMEYWRQRLDEAAAKGERLLGFAVKTAPPDVERLDFGMVETGLTLLGVVGFVDPPREEAFKAVALCRSAGIAVKMITGDHGGTAVAIARQLALADEPKAIEGVALDGASDEGLRKVAEEASVFARAAPGHKLRIVRALQANGHIVAMTGDGVNDAPAVKQADVGVAMGLKGTEAAKEAAQMVLLDDNFTSIVAAVHEGRTVYDNIRKVIGWTLPTNGGETLVVILAIAFGLVLPMTPVQILWINMISSVTLGLVLAFEPAEPNVMQRPPRRRDAPILSPFLIWRVVFVSLLFTLAVLGVFEYAIGRGYSEAGARTMVVNTVMVLEIFYLFNVRYLHMTSFSLIGAAGTPSVLVAVAIVVVAQVAFTYAPFMHALFDSAPVGFTDGLLIVAIGVASMVILELEKMAMRRFWPAAWRAD; encoded by the coding sequence ATGGCGAGAGTAGCCGATGTCAGCATGCATCCACCGCGGAACGGCGCAGATCTCCAGGACTGGCATGCAGCCGCCGCTGCCGATGCCCTTGCCAGGCTGGCGACGAGCGCAAACGGGTTGGACCGCGACGAAGCCGCGCGACGGCTCAGCGCCAGCGGTCCGAACCAGCTTCCCGCCGCGCCGCGGCAGAACCCGGTTCTGCGTTTCCTGGGCCAGTTCAACAATGCGCTGATCTATGTCCTGCTGGCCGCGGCTGTCGCGGCGACGGCGCTCGGGCATCTCGTCGACGGCGCCGTCATCCTGGCGGTCGTGCTGGTCAATGCGATCATCGGCTTCATCCAGGAAGGCAAGGCAGAGCAGGCGCTCGACGCCATCCGCGACATGATCGCGCCGCATGCGATCGTGGTGCGGGACGGAGAACGCCACAAGATCGATGCGCGCCGCATCGTTCCGGGCGATGTCGTGGTCGTGGAGGCGGGCGACAAGGTGCCGGCCGACATCCGTGTCCTGAGGGCGCGCGGCCTGACGGCGGATGAGGCGATCCTGACCGGCGAGTCCGTTCCTGCCGACAAGATGGAGGAGCCGGTCGCCGAGGATGCTCCCCTGGCCGACCGGCGCTCGATGCTCTTTTCGGGAACCCTTGTGCCGACCGGACAGGGGATGGGCGTGGTGGTCGCCACTGGCTCATCGACCGAGATCGGCCGCATCTCGGGGCTCATCAGCGAGGTCGGCGCCGTGACGACGCCGCTGCTGGCGCAGATCAACCAGTTCGGCCGATGGTTCACATGGTTCGCCATCGTGATGGCGGCGACCCTGTTTGCCTTCTCCACGCTCGTGCGCGGCTACAACCCTGTCGATGCGCTGATGGTGGTCGTGGCCCTGGCGGTCGGCGTCGTGCCGGAGGGCTTGCCGGCGGTCATAACCATAACGCTGGCTATCGGCGTCCGCCGCATGGCGGCGCGCAATGCGGTGGTGCGACGCCTGCCGGCGGTGGAAACGCTCGGCGCTACGTCTGTCATCTGTTCGGACAAGACCGGCACGCTGACGAAGAACGAAATGACGGCGCGTCATGCCGCCACCGCGTCGGGCGTGATCCTGGCGACCGGTTCGGGATATGCCCCGGAGGGCAAGCTGACCGACCTGGCGGGCGGGGACCTGGCGTCCGATCCGGTGCGCGACGACCTGATGCGCGCGGGGCTGCTGTGCAACGACGCCGACCTGATCGAGAACGACGGTTCCTGGCGCGTGCGCGGCGATCCCATGGAAGGGGCGCTTGTCGCACTGGCAGCCAAGGCCGGACTGCATCCCGAAGCCGAGCGCGAGGCGTGGCCACGCGTCGATGAAATCCCGTTCGACGCCCAACACCGCTTCATGGCGACGCTCAATCGCGATCCGGCGGGCGGCTTGCGGATATTCGTGAAGGGGGCGCCGGAGCGCGTGCTGTCGATGTGCTCGCAAGAGGCCGGCGCCGCGCCCGACGCTCCGATAAACATGGAATACTGGCGGCAGCGTCTCGACGAGGCCGCGGCAAAGGGCGAGCGCCTGCTGGGCTTCGCGGTGAAGACGGCCCCACCCGACGTCGAGCGCCTGGACTTCGGCATGGTCGAGACGGGGCTCACCCTTCTCGGCGTCGTCGGTTTCGTCGACCCGCCGCGGGAGGAGGCGTTCAAGGCCGTGGCGCTGTGCCGTTCCGCCGGGATCGCGGTCAAGATGATCACGGGGGATCACGGCGGCACCGCCGTCGCGATCGCCCGCCAACTCGCCCTGGCCGACGAGCCGAAGGCGATCGAGGGCGTTGCCCTCGACGGCGCCTCGGACGAGGGACTGCGCAAGGTGGCGGAAGAGGCGAGCGTCTTTGCCCGCGCTGCGCCCGGCCACAAGCTGCGGATCGTGCGGGCCCTCCAGGCGAACGGACACATCGTCGCCATGACCGGCGACGGGGTCAACGACGCTCCTGCGGTCAAGCAGGCGGACGTCGGCGTCGCCATGGGCCTGAAGGGGACCGAGGCCGCCAAGGAGGCGGCGCAAATGGTGCTCCTCGACGACAACTTCACCTCGATCGTCGCCGCCGTCCATGAAGGCAGGACCGTCTACGACAACATCCGCAAGGTGATCGGCTGGACGCTCCCGACCAATGGCGGCGAGACGCTCGTCGTCATCCTCGCCATCGCCTTCGGGCTGGTGCTGCCGATGACGCCGGTCCAGATCCTATGGATCAACATGATCTCGTCGGTGACGCTCGGCCTCGTGCTGGCGTTCGAGCCTGCCGAGCCGAATGTCATGCAGCGTCCGCCCCGGCGGCGCGATGCGCCTATCCTCTCGCCGTTCCTGATATGGCGGGTGGTCTTCGTGTCGCTGCTTTTCACCCTCGCCGTGCTGGGCGTATTCGAATACGCGATCGGGCGGGGCTACAGCGAGGCAGGCGCGCGCACCATGGTGGTCAACACCGTGATGGTGCTGGAAATCTTCTACCTCTTCAACGTTCGCTACCTCCATATGACGTCGTTCAGCCTGATCGGCGCCGCAGGCACGCCGTCCGTGCTGGTGGCGGTCGCGATCGTCGTGGTGGCGCAGGTCGCGTTCACCTACGCCCCGTTCATGCACGCGCTCTTCGACAGCGCGCCGGTCGGGTTCACCGACGGCCTGCTGATCGTGGCGATAGGCGTGGCGTCGATGGTCATACTCGAGCTCGAAAAGATGGCGATGCGGCGGTTCTGGCCTGCCGCGTGGCGGGCCGACTGA
- a CDS encoding aldolase, whose amino-acid sequence MSEQTASRDAICRFAASIFARGLTSGSSGNISLRLSDGGFLVTPTGSSLGTLDPARLTLLDAAGRYVSGDRPTKELPLHAAIYETRGELSGAVVHLHSTHSVGVSILPGVDPDCVFPPLTAYSVMRLGRVAMLPYFRPGDPAMADAVREHAGTRSAFLLAHHGPVVAGKTLDDAVNAMEEFEETARLMLLTFGKSPKTLSKEQVADLVTHFDVQY is encoded by the coding sequence GTGAGCGAGCAAACCGCATCGCGGGACGCCATTTGCCGGTTCGCCGCTTCGATCTTCGCGCGCGGCCTGACCAGCGGCAGCTCAGGCAATATTTCGCTGCGTCTCTCCGATGGAGGTTTCCTCGTCACCCCGACAGGCTCGTCGCTGGGCACGCTGGACCCCGCACGGCTGACCCTGCTCGATGCAGCGGGACGATACGTTTCCGGCGACAGGCCCACCAAGGAACTGCCGCTGCATGCGGCCATCTATGAAACGCGCGGAGAGCTTTCGGGCGCGGTCGTTCACCTCCACTCGACACATTCCGTGGGCGTTTCCATCCTGCCCGGAGTAGACCCGGACTGCGTCTTTCCCCCGCTGACGGCCTATTCGGTCATGCGGCTCGGCCGGGTCGCCATGCTCCCCTATTTCCGGCCGGGGGATCCGGCGATGGCCGACGCGGTTCGCGAGCACGCGGGCACGCGTAGCGCCTTCCTGCTCGCCCACCATGGCCCCGTGGTCGCCGGCAAGACGCTGGATGACGCCGTCAATGCCATGGAAGAGTTCGAGGAAACGGCGCGCCTGATGCTTCTCACCTTCGGCAAGTCCCCCAAAACGCTCTCCAAAGAGCAGGTTGCCGATCTCGTCACCCATTTCGACGTTCAGTATTGA
- a CDS encoding GntR family transcriptional regulator gives MSRQALSPETPRIDASSKVPLHIQIRDAIRRDALAGSLVDPEGRLMTEAELGAHFGVSRVTIRTALKPLVDEGMFSRERGRGTFLRSAAVENWVGRLMGFSETMREAGYAAGARILDKGMINRQDAEVSEKLAERAVWHLHRLRTADDIPVAIEHAFYPPDIGLELEHRDLESIMMYRVFEDDLGLTIHEADQTIGAVVADEATARLLGIEPGRALLSMERLTVSTSGRALELLRSVYVPEYFRFAIKLARRAGN, from the coding sequence ATGAGCCGGCAGGCTCTTTCACCGGAAACGCCGCGCATCGATGCGTCGAGCAAGGTGCCGCTGCACATCCAGATCCGCGATGCGATCCGGCGCGATGCGCTCGCCGGCTCGCTTGTCGATCCGGAAGGCCGCCTTATGACCGAAGCCGAGCTCGGCGCGCATTTCGGCGTCAGCCGCGTCACCATCCGCACGGCGCTGAAGCCGCTGGTCGACGAGGGAATGTTTTCGCGCGAGCGCGGACGCGGCACCTTCCTTCGCTCGGCGGCAGTCGAGAACTGGGTCGGACGGCTGATGGGCTTCAGCGAGACGATGCGCGAGGCCGGCTATGCGGCCGGGGCGCGCATTCTCGACAAGGGCATGATCAACCGGCAGGACGCGGAGGTGAGCGAGAAGCTTGCCGAGCGCGCCGTCTGGCACCTTCACCGCCTGCGCACCGCCGACGACATCCCCGTCGCCATCGAGCACGCCTTCTACCCGCCGGACATCGGCCTCGAACTCGAGCATCGCGATCTGGAATCGATCATGATGTACCGCGTCTTCGAGGACGACCTTGGCCTGACCATCCACGAAGCTGACCAGACGATCGGCGCCGTCGTCGCCGACGAGGCGACGGCCCGGCTGCTCGGTATAGAGCCGGGACGCGCACTCCTGTCGATGGAGCGCCTCACCGTGTCGACCAGCGGGCGAGCGCTTGAATTGCTGCGCTCCGTCTACGTCCCCGAGTATTTCCGCTTCGCCATCAAGCTCGCCCGCCGCGCGGGCAACTGA
- a CDS encoding arylsulfatase, whose translation MSTADQKGVRPNVVIILNDDMGFSDIGCYGGEVETPNLDRLAFAGLRYSQFYNTARCSPSRASLLTGLHPHQTGIGILTYDTGPEGYTGDLGTNCVTMAEVLREAGYRTYLSGKWHVAKSLTEPSPAWPLQRGFDEFYGTIIGAGSFYHPNTLTRGNENVEHEAVNDPEFFYTDAISDQAADFIRDHARDHADRPFFQYVAYTAPHWPLHAHDEDIARYKGRFDAGWDNLREERLARLVRAGIIDASWMLTDRDPTQPAWRDAKEKEWLLRCMEVYAAQIDRMDQGIGRILDALEETGQMDNTMIVFLSDNGACAEDIPEGVPVRELVDNLMIAQEKTRDGRPVRFGNDRSIMPGAEDTYQSYETAWANLSNTPFRLYKHWIHEGGISTPLIIHWPQGIEEGGLRHTPGQLPDLMATVLDVTGAAYPAEYKGNAIQPCEGSSLVPSFEGDGVERGPLFWEHEGNAAVRVGNWKLVRKYPGPWELYDMEADRTEMNDLAAGNPDRVEELKALYQAWADRCGVIDRETILAYLASQQGTAFWEKEEA comes from the coding sequence ATGAGCACTGCCGACCAAAAGGGCGTCCGGCCCAATGTCGTCATCATCCTCAACGACGACATGGGCTTCTCCGACATCGGCTGCTATGGCGGCGAGGTCGAGACGCCCAATCTCGACCGCCTCGCCTTTGCCGGCCTGCGCTATTCGCAGTTCTACAACACGGCCCGCTGCAGCCCGTCGCGCGCTTCGCTGCTGACCGGCCTCCACCCGCACCAGACCGGCATCGGCATCCTGACCTACGACACCGGGCCGGAAGGCTACACCGGCGATCTCGGCACAAACTGCGTGACCATGGCCGAAGTTCTGCGCGAGGCCGGGTACCGGACCTATCTCAGTGGGAAGTGGCACGTCGCCAAGAGCCTGACCGAGCCCTCGCCCGCCTGGCCGCTGCAGCGCGGCTTCGACGAATTCTATGGCACCATCATCGGCGCCGGCAGCTTCTATCACCCCAACACGCTCACCCGCGGCAACGAGAATGTCGAGCACGAGGCGGTGAACGATCCGGAATTCTTCTACACCGACGCGATCAGCGATCAGGCCGCCGACTTCATCCGCGACCATGCGCGCGACCACGCCGACCGTCCCTTCTTCCAATATGTCGCCTACACCGCGCCGCACTGGCCGCTTCATGCGCATGACGAGGACATCGCGCGCTACAAGGGCCGGTTCGATGCGGGTTGGGATAATTTGCGCGAGGAGCGGCTTGCACGGCTGGTGCGCGCCGGGATCATCGACGCCTCCTGGATGCTGACCGACCGCGACCCTACCCAGCCGGCGTGGCGCGACGCCAAGGAGAAGGAATGGCTCCTGCGCTGCATGGAGGTCTATGCCGCCCAGATCGACAGGATGGACCAGGGCATCGGCCGCATTCTCGACGCGCTCGAGGAGACCGGCCAGATGGACAACACGATGATCGTGTTCCTCTCCGACAACGGCGCCTGCGCGGAGGATATCCCCGAAGGCGTGCCCGTGCGCGAACTCGTCGACAATCTGATGATCGCGCAGGAGAAGACGCGCGACGGACGTCCTGTCCGCTTCGGCAACGATCGCTCGATCATGCCCGGCGCCGAGGACACGTACCAGAGCTACGAGACGGCCTGGGCCAACCTCTCCAACACGCCGTTCCGGCTCTACAAGCACTGGATCCACGAAGGCGGCATCTCGACGCCGCTGATCATCCACTGGCCGCAGGGCATCGAGGAAGGCGGCCTGCGCCACACGCCGGGGCAACTGCCGGACCTGATGGCGACCGTTCTCGACGTCACCGGCGCGGCCTATCCGGCAGAATACAAGGGCAACGCGATCCAGCCCTGCGAAGGCTCGAGCCTCGTACCCTCTTTCGAAGGCGACGGCGTCGAGCGCGGCCCGCTGTTCTGGGAGCATGAGGGCAATGCCGCCGTACGCGTCGGCAATTGGAAGCTCGTGCGCAAGTATCCCGGGCCATGGGAGCTCTACGACATGGAGGCCGACCGGACCGAGATGAACGATCTGGCCGCCGGCAATCCGGACCGGGTCGAGGAACTGAAGGCGCTCTACCAGGCATGGGCCGATCGCTGCGGCGTCATCGACCGCGAGACGATCCTGGCCTATCTGGCGAGCCAGCAGGGCACCGCCTTCTGGGAGAAGGAAGAGGCTTGA
- the otnK gene encoding 3-oxo-tetronate kinase, which translates to MYLGCIGDDFTGSSDLANTLTKAGFNTVQYNGVPRHDAQPGVEAAVVALKTRTLPVQEAVAASLEALEWLRLQGCSQFYFKYCSTFDSTPQGNIGPVLDAMMDALHAPRALVCPAFPATGRTVYQGHLFVNDRLLSESGMQNHPLTPMTDPDIRRWLSRQTARKVGHVGIRTIRDGVEPVRAAFDRLTRDEVRHIVVDTLDDADLMTLAQAARGEILISGASGLGMGLAQNFPLSGQKASALDLGWANRTVVALAGSCSVRTREQIDAHMAQHPARHLGADEVLAGDVTAEGLADWALEQARDTDRVPLIYSSADPDTVRALQRQHGGERIAAAFENLLAGTARALVERGVTRLITAGGETSGAIVTELGIRGFEIGPEIAPGVPVVKVLGEERALALKSGNFGDIDFFAKAAAALRGEGA; encoded by the coding sequence ATGTACCTAGGCTGCATCGGAGACGATTTTACCGGTTCCAGCGATCTTGCGAACACCTTGACCAAGGCCGGGTTCAACACCGTCCAGTACAACGGCGTTCCCCGCCATGACGCGCAGCCGGGCGTGGAGGCGGCGGTCGTCGCTCTCAAGACCCGCACCCTGCCGGTCCAAGAGGCGGTCGCGGCAAGCCTGGAGGCGCTCGAATGGCTGCGTCTCCAGGGGTGCAGCCAGTTCTATTTCAAGTATTGCTCGACCTTCGATTCCACGCCGCAGGGCAATATCGGGCCGGTGCTCGACGCGATGATGGATGCATTGCACGCGCCGCGGGCGCTGGTGTGCCCGGCATTCCCGGCCACCGGACGCACCGTCTACCAAGGGCACCTGTTCGTGAATGACCGGCTGCTGAGCGAATCGGGCATGCAGAACCACCCGCTCACCCCGATGACGGACCCGGACATCCGCCGCTGGCTCTCCCGCCAGACCGCCCGCAAGGTCGGCCATGTGGGGATCCGGACCATCCGGGACGGCGTCGAACCGGTTCGGGCGGCGTTTGATCGCCTCACCCGGGACGAGGTCCGGCACATCGTCGTCGACACGCTCGACGACGCCGACCTGATGACCCTGGCGCAGGCGGCCAGGGGCGAAATCCTGATCAGCGGCGCGTCGGGTCTCGGCATGGGGCTGGCGCAGAATTTTCCGCTGTCGGGGCAGAAAGCATCGGCGCTGGACCTCGGCTGGGCCAACAGGACGGTCGTGGCGCTCGCCGGGTCCTGCTCTGTGCGCACCCGCGAACAGATCGACGCCCACATGGCGCAGCACCCGGCCAGGCATCTCGGGGCGGATGAGGTGCTGGCGGGAGACGTCACCGCCGAGGGCCTGGCGGACTGGGCCCTCGAACAGGCGCGGGACACCGACCGCGTCCCCCTGATCTATTCGTCGGCCGATCCCGACACCGTCCGCGCGCTCCAACGGCAGCATGGCGGCGAGCGCATCGCCGCCGCCTTCGAGAACCTCCTTGCCGGAACCGCAAGGGCCCTGGTCGAACGGGGCGTGACGCGACTGATCACGGCGGGCGGCGAAACCAGCGGGGCCATAGTCACGGAACTTGGCATCAGGGGCTTTGAAATCGGTCCGGAGATCGCGCCCGGCGTGCCCGTCGTCAAGGTTCTTGGCGAAGAGCGGGCGCTGGCGCTCAAATCAGGGAACTTTGGCGACATCGACTTTTTTGCCAAGGCTGCCGCCGCTTTGAGGGGAGAAGGCGCGTGA
- a CDS encoding RES family NAD+ phosphorylase, protein MRLWRLSGHEFASVFDGGYGLRFDGRWNTAGHATTYVSTSPSLCVLEKLVHVEDPTLLPALDMVAYDVPDGVPVARLTLSDLPGDWRRREAETQQIGDTWLSGQDAAVLFVPSAIVALPESPDENAIINHRHPAASTIQIAWTRPFELDIRLF, encoded by the coding sequence ATGCGGCTCTGGCGGCTTTCGGGCCATGAGTTCGCAAGCGTTTTCGACGGCGGTTACGGTCTGAGGTTCGACGGACGGTGGAACACGGCCGGCCACGCGACGACCTACGTCTCCACCTCGCCTTCGCTCTGCGTCCTCGAGAAACTGGTGCATGTCGAGGACCCGACGCTGCTGCCTGCGCTCGACATGGTTGCCTACGACGTCCCGGACGGCGTGCCGGTCGCGCGGCTGACCCTCTCCGATCTCCCAGGCGACTGGCGTCGTCGCGAAGCCGAAACGCAGCAGATCGGCGATACATGGCTCTCCGGCCAGGACGCCGCGGTGCTTTTCGTGCCGTCGGCGATCGTGGCCCTGCCGGAAAGCCCGGACGAGAACGCGATCATCAACCATCGCCATCCGGCGGCCTCGACAATACAGATCGCGTGGACCCGGCCGTTCGAGCTTGACATCCGGCTGTTCTAG
- a CDS encoding formylglycine-generating enzyme family protein, translated as MTKGCCTPTHDRREGPASAAPLGRSGSAPAFDWRRLDGGAFLMGNSEAGRFADDGEGPQRRVTVSPFAIAALTVTNDQFAAFVADTGYLTQAEREGWSSVFHMLLSPLEKRKVRQVPRETPWWYPVEGACWSRPEGPQSSLGGRGGHPVVHVSWDDAQAYCRWAGVSLPSEAQWEYAARGGLEGALYPWGDELTPAGEHRCNIWQGRFPTQNSAEDGHIGTAPASAYRPNGFGLHNAVGNVWQWCADTFSSDYHRTTPALDPLHDDGGERSMRGGSHLCHASYCDRYRCAARTGNDRRTSTSNIGFRVVMRGDRPA; from the coding sequence ATGACCAAGGGATGCTGCACGCCGACGCACGATCGGCGCGAGGGACCGGCTTCGGCCGCTCCCCTTGGCCGTAGCGGGTCGGCGCCCGCATTCGACTGGCGTCGCCTGGACGGCGGCGCCTTCCTGATGGGTAACAGTGAGGCGGGCCGTTTTGCCGACGACGGCGAAGGCCCGCAGCGCAGGGTCACGGTGTCGCCCTTCGCCATCGCCGCGCTGACCGTCACCAACGACCAGTTCGCCGCCTTCGTCGCCGACACCGGCTACCTCACGCAGGCCGAACGCGAAGGCTGGTCGAGCGTTTTCCACATGCTCCTGTCACCGCTCGAGAAGCGCAAGGTGCGGCAGGTGCCGCGCGAGACGCCCTGGTGGTATCCCGTCGAAGGCGCTTGCTGGAGCAGGCCCGAGGGGCCGCAATCGTCGCTCGGCGGCCGCGGCGGGCATCCGGTCGTCCATGTGAGCTGGGACGACGCCCAAGCCTATTGCCGCTGGGCGGGCGTATCGCTGCCGAGCGAGGCGCAATGGGAATATGCCGCGCGCGGCGGTCTGGAGGGCGCGCTCTATCCCTGGGGCGACGAACTCACGCCGGCTGGCGAACATCGCTGCAACATCTGGCAGGGACGATTCCCGACGCAGAATTCCGCCGAGGACGGCCATATCGGGACCGCACCGGCCTCAGCCTACAGGCCCAATGGATTTGGCCTTCACAACGCGGTCGGCAATGTCTGGCAGTGGTGTGCGGACACGTTCTCGTCCGACTATCATCGCACGACCCCTGCCCTCGACCCGCTCCACGACGACGGCGGCGAAAGGTCGATGCGCGGCGGCTCGCACCTCTGCCATGCGAGCTATTGCGACCGCTATCGCTGCGCAGCCCGGACGGGAAACGACCGCCGCACCAGCACCAGCAACATCGGCTTTCGGGTCGTGATGAGAGGCGATCGGCCAGCCTGA
- a CDS encoding antitoxin Xre/MbcA/ParS toxin-binding domain-containing protein translates to MATSTAVIENVVRKLGGTPVLGVDVRSQADLAMAVQRRLPLASLKGLSLAGLSEQEIERFVIPQRTRRHRAERNQPLTVEESDRVVRLARIQSLAEETFADPGKANRWLRKQLAELGGEMPLNVAQTEAGARVIETILGKIAWGAAA, encoded by the coding sequence ATGGCCACGTCCACCGCAGTAATCGAAAACGTCGTTCGCAAGCTGGGCGGGACACCGGTTCTCGGCGTGGACGTGCGCTCCCAGGCCGATCTCGCCATGGCGGTGCAGCGGCGGTTGCCGCTGGCGTCGCTGAAGGGACTGTCCCTGGCGGGGCTCAGCGAGCAGGAAATCGAACGCTTCGTCATCCCGCAGCGTACCAGGCGTCATCGCGCCGAAAGAAACCAGCCGCTGACGGTGGAGGAATCCGACCGCGTCGTGCGCCTTGCCCGCATCCAGTCGCTTGCCGAAGAGACCTTTGCCGACCCCGGCAAGGCCAATCGGTGGCTGCGCAAGCAGCTTGCGGAACTCGGGGGCGAGATGCCGCTCAACGTCGCGCAGACCGAAGCCGGCGCGCGCGTCATCGAGACGATCCTCGGCAAGATCGCCTGGGGCGCTGCCGCTTGA